The following are encoded in a window of Pyxidicoccus xibeiensis genomic DNA:
- a CDS encoding LysR family transcriptional regulator — MLLFAEVVATGGITAAAERLGLRKSTVSRRLAALEERLGIRLLERNTRRLRLTEAGRDYHAHCARLVAEAREVNRAVSESRGTPQGTLRLATLSLLGELLTPLISEFLLRQPLMRVEVSLAEAHVDLIAEEYDLALRTGPLADSSLVARRLGRLRTGYYASATYLSRHGTPRTADELQAHECVLLAEPGTDEVWFFGEGKRARTVPVSGRLRVPSVRAGQAAARAGLGLVRLPASLVVDDVRGGMLIPVLVDQTPPGIPVFAVYPSSRQLPPKVRSFLTLLSERGASLPWDETE, encoded by the coding sequence ATGCTCCTCTTCGCCGAAGTCGTGGCGACGGGCGGCATCACCGCCGCCGCCGAGCGGCTCGGCCTGCGCAAGTCGACCGTGAGCCGCCGGCTCGCCGCCCTGGAGGAACGGCTGGGAATCCGCCTCCTCGAGCGCAACACCCGCCGCCTGCGACTCACCGAGGCCGGCCGTGACTACCACGCCCACTGCGCCCGGCTCGTCGCCGAGGCCCGCGAGGTCAACCGCGCGGTGAGTGAGTCACGCGGCACGCCCCAGGGCACCCTCCGCCTCGCCACCTTGTCGCTGCTCGGCGAGCTGCTCACGCCCCTCATCTCCGAGTTCCTCCTGCGCCAGCCGCTGATGCGGGTGGAGGTGTCGCTCGCCGAGGCGCACGTGGACCTCATCGCCGAGGAGTACGACCTGGCCCTGCGCACCGGGCCGCTCGCGGACTCCTCGCTGGTGGCGCGCCGGCTGGGCCGCCTGCGCACGGGCTACTACGCCAGCGCCACCTATCTCAGCCGCCACGGCACGCCCCGGACGGCCGACGAGCTCCAGGCCCACGAGTGCGTCCTCCTGGCCGAGCCCGGCACCGACGAGGTCTGGTTCTTCGGCGAGGGCAAGCGCGCCAGGACGGTGCCCGTGTCGGGCCGGCTGCGCGTGCCCAGCGTCCGCGCCGGACAGGCGGCGGCGCGCGCGGGACTCGGCCTGGTGAGGCTGCCCGCCTCGCTCGTCGTCGATGACGTGCGCGGCGGAATGCTCATTCCCGTCCTGGTGGACCAGACGCCGCCGGGCATCCCCGTCTTCGCCGTCTACCCCAGCAGCCGCCAGCTCCCTCCCAAGGTGCGCTCGTTCCTGACGCTGCTGTCCGAGCGCGGCGCCTCGCTGCCCTGGGATGAAACCGAGTAG
- a CDS encoding zinc-dependent alcohol dehydrogenase family protein, producing the protein MRAYELQKAGDIDGWVQVERPEPKPGPGQALVRIRAVSLNYRDLFIVQGKYPGTRPANLIPTSDGAGEVVAVGAGVTRVKPGDRVAPTFFQTWTDGPPAKEKTANALGGSVDGVLAEYVTVDAEGLVHLPEHFTFEDGATLPCAAVTVWNSLVPEGHLQPGQTVLALGTGGVSIFALQLARALGARVIITSSSDEKLERAKGLGADGTVNYKKHPDWEEKVLELTGGQGVDHVLEVGGSETLPKSIRATRPGGHISLIGMLSGGFAKPDAALIEPKKLNVQGTYVGSRAMFEDMNRVLSQHQLKPVIDRVYPFKEAREALRHMQAGAHFGKIVIEGWPEPRAVHQRGLKRE; encoded by the coding sequence ATGCGCGCATACGAACTCCAGAAGGCAGGCGACATCGACGGCTGGGTGCAGGTGGAACGTCCGGAGCCCAAGCCCGGACCGGGCCAGGCCCTGGTGCGAATCCGGGCCGTCTCGCTGAACTACCGGGACCTGTTCATCGTGCAGGGGAAGTATCCGGGCACCCGCCCCGCGAACCTCATCCCCACGTCCGACGGCGCCGGCGAAGTGGTCGCGGTGGGCGCGGGCGTCACCCGGGTGAAGCCCGGTGACCGCGTGGCCCCGACGTTCTTCCAGACCTGGACGGACGGCCCGCCGGCCAAGGAGAAGACTGCCAACGCCCTGGGAGGCAGCGTCGATGGCGTGCTGGCCGAGTACGTCACCGTGGACGCCGAGGGGCTGGTGCACCTGCCCGAGCACTTCACCTTCGAGGACGGCGCCACCCTGCCGTGCGCGGCCGTCACCGTGTGGAACTCGCTGGTGCCCGAGGGCCACCTCCAGCCGGGCCAGACGGTGCTGGCGCTGGGCACCGGGGGTGTTTCCATCTTCGCCCTCCAGCTCGCCCGCGCGCTGGGGGCCCGCGTCATCATCACCTCCAGCTCGGACGAGAAGCTGGAGCGCGCGAAGGGGCTCGGGGCCGACGGCACCGTCAACTACAAGAAGCACCCGGACTGGGAGGAGAAGGTCCTGGAGCTGACGGGAGGCCAGGGCGTGGACCACGTCCTGGAGGTGGGTGGCTCGGAGACGCTTCCGAAGTCCATCCGCGCCACGCGGCCCGGCGGACACATCTCCCTCATCGGCATGCTCAGCGGCGGCTTCGCGAAGCCAGACGCCGCCCTCATCGAGCCGAAGAAGCTCAACGTCCAGGGCACCTACGTCGGCAGCCGCGCCATGTTCGAGGACATGAACCGGGTCCTCAGCCAGCACCAGCTGAAGCCCGTCATCGACCGTGTCTACCCGTTCAAGGAGGCGCGCGAGGCCCTGCGCCACATGCAGGCGGGCGCCCACTTCGGGAAGATCGTCATCGAGGGCTGGCCTGAACCGCGCGCGGTTCATCAGCGGGGGTTGAAGCGTGAGTAG
- the trxA gene encoding thioredoxin: MAGDVITVGDAEFGREVLESKEPVLVDFTAAWCAPCRAISPVVDALATEYRGRMKVAKVDVDVNQATAQQYGIRAMPTFLIFKEGRVVKQLVGAMPRKKLEEELRQHL, from the coding sequence ATGGCAGGGGACGTCATCACGGTGGGGGATGCGGAATTCGGACGCGAGGTGCTCGAGTCGAAGGAGCCCGTCCTCGTGGACTTCACGGCGGCGTGGTGCGCGCCGTGCCGGGCCATCTCGCCCGTCGTCGACGCGCTGGCCACCGAGTACCGGGGGCGGATGAAGGTCGCGAAGGTCGACGTCGACGTGAACCAGGCGACGGCCCAGCAGTACGGCATCCGCGCGATGCCCACGTTCCTCATCTTCAAGGAGGGCCGAGTGGTCAAGCAGCTGGTCGGCGCGATGCCCCGGAAGAAGCTGGAGGAGGAGCTGCGCCAGCACCTGTGA